One Nicotiana tomentosiformis chromosome 1, ASM39032v3, whole genome shotgun sequence genomic window, attttgttttattatttttaatttttaatattctccacccaacaaacaaaaatattttctagacGATTACCAAATTGGAGATAACCAGATAATATCAGTGGCATGGATTAGTAATTAAACGAAGACTTCAGGGGCATAAGTTTTAACCTCTCACATATACACTTCGTTGGAAAAAAGGACAAAAGGTAGGTCAGCGGCAAGAAAAAGGTTGACCGCTCTGACAACCTTTTGGTCCCCTACTTCACTTTTTCAGCTTTAATTTGTACAAAATTTAATCCAATTTTCAAAAAGAAACTTTATCTTTTTCCCCATATAACCTATATAGATCACTTAATTTACGAACATACCCTTCTCAATAATTATATGTGGAAGTTTTTAACTTCTTTACTCGGACTTGAAATTCATCTTAATCATATTTCATTTTTTGGTTTTGGTGCAATTAATAGTTTATcactaaaaaggaaaaaaagaacttGTCTTGTTTTTTTCTAGTGAACTTGCATTGCATTCAGAAATTTGCTTTCCACTTTTTTATTATGGTCTAAAGAAACTGATTTTGCCCCACCTGAAAACTGGTTTTCTTGCCGGGAAACAGCCATTGTTAATTGTTTTCCTCCTAAAAACCactaaaagattaaaaaaattagttttatttcttttggttttaaccatttcttcctttttttttctcttttacatCTTCATAAAATTTTGATCTGTGAAGGTAGTTTTAAGGAGCTTTAGATATATTACATCAGTGTAAGTCAAACTTCACTCTCATTCCTAATTTTTTTTCTCTTAAATCTGTCTTCTGAGACCAGTTTCTTTAAAATTTTCTTGGTAGTATTTTTGCAAGTTCAAGCTTTGATTTAAAAAatcttttggatttttgtttaaaCATTTGGTTTACTTTTTCTGATCTTTAGACTTTAAAACAGCAAGAACATTCTTTCTGGTCTGTACTTTGGTTATTTCTGGTTCAAGTCTTAATTTTTGTCAATAGAAAATTAAAGGGTCAGAAAATGttgtttctttttttctctctgtACATTCCTTTTCTTTTCTGGTTTTTCAACATAGTGAAGTAAAAATGTTGAATTGCCATCTTGTGTTTGTCTGCGAAGAATTTTAAAGAAACAAAaagtttctctctttttttctttagtTAGTTCTTTGAGGGTCTTTTTTATCTGTTTATTAAAATGTGCAATAATGTTGGTTGAGTAGTACAAAAAAATGTAATCTTGTGCTGATTATTAAATGTACTTGTTCTGATTCTAAACTGAGTTTCTACAGAAGTAAATATAAGAAAGATCACTTCTTTTACTGTGTTTTCTTACAGTTGCAAAGCATTAATAATATCTGCTAAAGAAAATGGAGTCAAGAGAAGCCATGAATTCAGGAGTTACAGTGATAGCTCCAGAAGCTCCATCAAACTATCAAATGGCACCAAGAACGGAAAATGCTCTGGTGCCGGCGGGAACATCGCCGGCTGTGACACCTCCGGTAGCTACTGGCATTCCACTTAGCTCAGAGAAGAAGAAGAGGGGCCGTCCTAGGAAGTATGGGCCAGATGGGGCAGTCACTCGGACACTTTCACCTATGCCCATTTCGGCGTCGGCCCCACCAACCTCCGGCAGCTTCTTGTCGGAGAAAGTCAGTGTTGCTCGGCCTGCGTCGGAGAAAAAGCCTCGCAATAAAGTGGGAGCAGAAAATTTAGGTAATGGAGATGTTTATTGAACTCTATTTTGTGTGTGGGTATGTTTTGTAGGACCTGGAATCTTGGGATCTTCAGTAGATATGAACATGTTGAAATAATTAGGATATGGGGTATTACtggatttttatatttattttttacatTAATAAAGTTAATACATTGACACTGGAAACTTGTGGAAACCTGGGACTTGAATTTGTCCATTTGGTAATTTAGTACTAATTATTGTAGTTCTGAGGGGACCATGTATGCTTGATTTCATGATGCATAGCTGATATCACTGTAGTTTCTatcttcttttctatttttcgTCATTTTTGCCaaatgaagatttgaaatttGTTTTTACAAATTATTAGAGATTGATTTGTAGGGCCTGTTGGGACAAACTGATCTGTGGTAGATATGTGAATGGATTCCTTCTGAATTGGGAAAGTGATTCTCTAGATGCTTAGTTTTGTGCAAAGAAAAATTAGATACTAATCCCTGTTTCTCAATTTACTTGACCAGCTTTACGTTACTCTTTCGTTGAGTAAGAAAATATCAAAAAggtgattttcttgtatttttacTTTGGTTGCATGTAGAGAGTGGATATTGGGAGAACTTATATAGCCTTGTTGAATCCAAAAAAAAATTTGGACGCTAATTATTTCCTTTTCCATATTGATTAATTTCCCCTTAGTGGTGCTAAAATTAGCAATGCAAATCTTGTAACTGATTAAGTAGATCTCATCTTGTAGGTGAATGGATTTCATGTTCCACTGGTGGCAACTTTTTACCACACATGATCACAGTTGAAGCTGGTGAGGTATGCTTTGGTATACAAGGAATTGCATTAACAGATAGAAAAGCTTTGTTTGTCTTTCCTTTGTGATTATTGCTGCCTTTCCTACTCTTTCATGTATATGTAATTGGTGATATATATTTCATTTTTCTTGGGTGGGGTACTGGTTGAGTGATGTCTCAATTCTCTCGTTAGTCATAACTTGCAAAGGTAAACCTCAACTTCCTTTGCTGAAGAATAAAGAGTGAGTGATATTATTTCTAAAAAGTGAAGAAGCCCGGCTTCTGGACAGGGATGGGTGATTTAAGGGAATGCTTTTTCATTTCTCTGTAAGTGATTTCTTACATGGTTATAGTCGGTCAGATGTTCTTCAAGAACTTCTACAATTGGAGCAACCATCTTTTCTAATTTTATTTGGCCCGTTTCTGCACTTCTGTGAGAGTATAGATTATGCTTTATGCATTATCCTTTTCCATGCAACTAGAGTTTTCTTTTGTAATTAGAATTTTTAACCAGGACTTGTCAATACTACCCaaccctcttcttcttttttgtttattttctctGCTACTTCTCCAAATCAGAAAATATTTACTGTTTTATTGGCTGTTTAGGATGTTACAATGAAGATAATCTCATTTTCTCAGCAAGGACCTCGAGCTATTTGCATTATTTCTGCTGTTGGTTTGATATCAAATGTTACTCTACGGCAACCAAATACTTCAGGGGGGACTTTGACTTATGAGGTTGGTCATTTGAGTGCTCAACAGTCAATAGCTCTTTGTTTTGCATCACATCATGGtggttattatttttctttatcaATGGATCACCCTTTCTTTGAACCTTGTCAATGATTGAACTTAAAGATATGAACTGAGGGTTGCTCATTATATAGTTTACTCGCAAGCATTGTAGTGCTGAAGTTGCCTCACAGTTTGATCGTAGATGTATAGCAATTTCAGTAGAACTTATCGTGCTAGAGATGGATGCATGTTTGACAATGCAGGGTccaagtttttcttttcttttactaCAAATGTCTTTTGTGTCTCTTTAGATATGATGAGGCGCCATTACCAGAATATCTTAGCTTATGTAGATATGTATTATGCTTTACTTTAATAGTTCACTCCAAAAAAATTTAGTTTATGTgatattatatgctttatttcagtaatttacTCCAAGTTAATTATTTCAGTTTCTTCAAGTTCGCTTGGAAATATGTTTGAATTGAAAGAAGAGGCCATCATTTGATCGAAAAGAAAAAGGACTACTAGATAGACAAACAAATGATAAGAAAAGGAAGTTAAATTTTGTGAGAACATTCATAGTCTCTAAATTGTCCTAAAAGACAAATTACTGGTTAGTGAATGAAACGTGCACAAATGGAGCTGAATGGATATTGAGAAATCATTTATCTGGCCCCAACTAGTTTGGAATTGAGGCATAGTTATTGCATTAAGAAAGCTGCATTCCTGCTTGGTGCCCTCAGTGACATTTGACGAGTAATCAATCCCTTCTGTAATATTGTTTTGTAGGGTCGATTCGAAATCCTTTCTTTGTCTGGATCCTTTACTCCAACAGAGTTTGGGGGTTCTCGTACTAGCAGAACCGGAGGAATGAGCATTTCTTTGGCAAGTCCCGATGGTCGTGTTGTCGGAGGTACACTTGCAGGACTGTTAATAGCTGCTAGTCCTGTCCAGGTAACCTATTTATGTACTATTGCAAGAATTCTAATAATTGAGGGTGGTCAATCTTATGCTCAAATTTTGCTCTTTCAATATAATCAGGTTGTGGTGGGCAGTTTTCTACCAAGCAACTACCAAGAAGCCAAGCCAAAGAAACAGAAAGCAGAACCCAAAGCAATACCTTATGCAACGGTCTCTCCTGCTGCGCCCCATAGCTCTAATATGGACCCTAGAAGTTCCAATGCACTCACTGTAAACATTCCCGGAGCTGGAAATCAAAATATTATTTCTTCCTCCACCATGCAAACGAATCACTGGACCGCTATGCCAACTGTTCAAGACTCGAGAAAGTCTGCAACAGATATTAACATATCATTGCAGGGAGAGTAGTCTAACTGGACAAGAATTCATTCCCAGATTCTGAAGCTTCACATGCTGTACCAGAATAGTATACTTGTCTGATCGGCTATAACTTGTGTTAGGATAGAATCTAGAATCTCTTCTTTCAGCTCAAGAGCATGTA contains:
- the LOC104099583 gene encoding AT-hook motif nuclear-localized protein 1-like, which codes for MESREAMNSGVTVIAPEAPSNYQMAPRTENALVPAGTSPAVTPPVATGIPLSSEKKKRGRPRKYGPDGAVTRTLSPMPISASAPPTSGSFLSEKVSVARPASEKKPRNKVGAENLGEWISCSTGGNFLPHMITVEAGEDVTMKIISFSQQGPRAICIISAVGLISNVTLRQPNTSGGTLTYEGRFEILSLSGSFTPTEFGGSRTSRTGGMSISLASPDGRVVGGTLAGLLIAASPVQVVVGSFLPSNYQEAKPKKQKAEPKAIPYATVSPAAPHSSNMDPRSSNALTVNIPGAGNQNIISSSTMQTNHWTAMPTVQDSRKSATDINISLQGE